The Coraliomargarita parva genomic sequence AGGTTGCCTGTTTGCCACCTTCACCATCGACCGTGAAGCGATGCGCGCCCAAGGCTATGGACCTTCAGAGGCCTTCGATATTACCCGTGACCGAATCCGCAAAATCTTCTACGAGTTGCGCCAAGGCGTCGAATGGAAAGGCAAGCTCTACAAGATCGACTCGGAATACTGCACCAAGGTCGAATTTCACAACGACGAAGAAGGCTGGCCCCACTTCCACTGCATCTGGCTGACCCGTCGATTTGTGCCGGCTGAGTTGCTCGCTCACCTCTGGAGCTACGGACGAACCAACGTCAAGCGGATCAAAAACGACGATTTTCACTACCTGCTCAAATACGTCTGCAAGGGGGGACAAATCCCCGAGTGGGTGCAAGACCGCAAACGCCTGCGGATTTTCCAACCCTCCCGCGGCTTCCTCAAGCCAGACCCCAAAAAGCGGGAAACAGTCAAAAAAGAGACTGAAGGCCCCAAGCGCCACACAAGCACCCTCCGCGAACGTCTGCACAAATGGGAACGGCTGGCCCTGATCGTGACCGAAAACAGCGAGAAAGCCTACAAGGAAGTCCGGCAAATCATCCTCCATGCACCATTCAAAAGCATTTTCGACCGTCTGATTCTCTCAGTCGCCCTAGACGGTCGATATCTGGGCGACCGCAAAATACAAATAAACAAACAAAAGGAGTTATATCCATGGCTAATGAACCTAC encodes the following:
- a CDS encoding rolling circle replication-associated protein — protein: MKTTYLKAYVPTSWFHPVGIYKVLKRFWDRLPNVAGCLFATFTIDREAMRAQGYGPSEAFDITRDRIRKIFYELRQGVEWKGKLYKIDSEYCTKVEFHNDEEGWPHFHCIWLTRRFVPAELLAHLWSYGRTNVKRIKNDDFHYLLKYVCKGGQIPEWVQDRKRLRIFQPSRGFLKPDPKKRETVKKETEGPKRHTSTLRERLHKWERLALIVTENSEKAYKEVRQIILHAPFKSIFDRLILSVALDGRYLGDRKIQINKQKELYPWLMNLHQNPLPTD